The Kosmotoga olearia TBF 19.5.1 sequence ATAAGATCGTCTGGACCAATCCAATCGTTCATTACTGGCCCGGAAATATTCGGCGTATGGAGATGACTGTGGCTCTTCCTTACGAGACGGATATAGGTCTTGCGTTGAAACTCCTGCAGGAGGTCCTCGATGAGGAGGAAATGATAGTGCAAACGGGTGTTTCTAACTTTGTCGTTTTCGATGGATTCAAGTCTTCCAGTATTGATTTCAGGCTTTATTTCTGGTTTGAAAGGAAAAACTACTTTGATGTTCAAAATGCTGTTGCAGAAAGAATTTATAGCAAGTTGAAAGAAAAAGGAATATCCATCCCCTTCCCCCAACTCGATGTGCATGTGAAGGAATTTCCGGAAATGACCCCAAGGGGTTGATGAAATGAAAGTAGGAGAGAAACTGATATCTTTTTCAGTACTTGAATCCACCAACAAATATGCCATTTCGAACATAGATAAGCTGCCGTCCGGAAGTGTTGTTTGGGCTCTGGAACAAACGGGTGGATACGGGAGATTCAAGAGACGATGGATTTCCCCAAAAGGGGGACTGTGGTTCTCGGTAGTGTTCAAACCACGCTTGTTAAGGGATCCAAATCTCTACACCAAAGTCATCTCAGTTGCCGTTGTCGAGACCCTTCAGAGAATCGGCTGCCCGGCAAAAATAAAGTGGCCAAATGATATTGTTGTTTCCGACAGAAAGCTGGCAGGAAGTTTAACAGAAGTGATTTTCAAAGGCACCAGAATTGCCGGTATCGTTGCGGGGATCGGTCTAAACGTGAACAATGATCTGCCCGAAGAATTGAAAGAAACGGGTATTTCCTTGAAAGATGTTATAGGAAAGGAAATGGATGTATCTTTGTTGCTGGCTATTTTGTTGAAAAAAATTGATGCTTTGAGGAGCCGATATGTAATGAAAAAAAAGAGCGGCTATCTAACGAGAAGATGGAAGAAATATCTGGCATATCGCGAAGGTGACGTAGTTGCTGTTAGTCTCAATTCCGGAATGAAGATAAAGGGAACGATATTGAAAATAGCCTCAGACTATATGACAATTATGGACGAGCGTGGAGACGTTCATAAAATAAGGTCAGGAGAATTCATCTCCTGACCTCTTCGATGATTTCTGCACTGAAATCCTCGGTAACTTTCAACGATATAACTCTATTTGAAAAAATAACTTTTAGCTCGTCTCCGGGCTTCAGGGCTACTCCGGGTTTGGTTGTGTGGCCGTTTTTAAGAACGTAGCCTTTTTCAACCGCTTGCTTGGCAAGGGTTCTTCTTTTTATGATTCTGTTCTTTTTAAGAAAAAGATCTACCCTCATAGAGACCACCTCAGTATACGCTTGACTATCTTCGGAGAAGATGGTATAATTTTTTACGAGATGTTCCTTGCCCCCATCCGCTCTCCGCTCAGCCTGTTGGGGGCTTTTTTTACTACTTAATAACCATTAGTCCTTCAATCCGGGTGTTTACATCTGAATACCATGCCGCTGACATTATTCCACTTTGTATTTCCGTACCGAAGAGTGCTGAAAGTATATAGCCTGTATCCATAAAGAAGGTTAAAAACCTATCTTTTGCCATAAGTTTCAAAAAACTTTGATACAGAGAACTTTGTGTGTAAGGCGTTGAATTGTCAAGAGCAGAATAGGCTTCAGACTTATCGAGATTTGAGGTATAAAGCCATCTGTTGTTTTTCCATATGAACACATTTTTATCGGTCTTCAGCACGTCCTCATTGATAGTGACATCCACTTCTTTGGCAGATAGCGCGTTTTTAACTTCTTCGAGAGTTCCCATATATCCGATGCGGCTTATGGTTTTAACGGGGAGAGTAGGGGCGGTGTTAGCGTTTCCATTTGATTGTTGGGCAGCGAAGAGGTTGTTAAATAGTTCTTCCATGGGGAGATCTATATCAACGAGGATTGTGCCGGTTAAATTCCTGGAAATGCTTTTCAGGATATCCTGTGAGATGCCCAATTTTTCGGACATGAGAGAGAAATTCAATTGTGTGGATAAAAGTTCTTCAGCTTCCGGAAGGTCATTTGCACGGAACATGAATCCAGCAAGAGGTAGATGTGGTAGCTCTTCCAGATCGTTTATTGACATTCCTGAGAAGAGCGTCTTGACTTGTTCTTTCGCTTTATCGGATAGAGGTATTGTGTAGCCCTGGCCTAATAGGAGGTTGTCACTGTATCTGAAGGACATTCTTGAAAGGATGTCGGTGTTGCGCATATATAAATAAGAAATGCCGGGTTCGAGATCACCAGTCAATGCATCAACGGAAATGCCTTTTTTCAAATTGGCATATTCGGTAACATTACCAATAAACAGATAGTTCGAGTCGACCAGTATTTCAAATTCAAAGGGTAAAAAGAAATCGAGCACCTTTTTTAGAGCGGAAGCAACACTTTTGGGATTATTTATAGGGCCAAGAATTATTATCATTTTGTATTCATTTTCGGAGGTAGCCCATGAAGCAATTGCCAGGTCACCGGACAACGCTGCATACACCGATGAAGGATCAACACCATTGTTGTAAGCAACCAGTTCTATCTGCTGACTTATTGTCTGTTCCAGAGCCAGCTGGTTGAGCAAGCTGTCGCCAAGAGTCAGCTTTTTGAATTGCGCGTACGAACCTGGTAGGTTTTCTACCACTATTATCATCTGAGAATCTGATGGTAGCATTGGTGCGAGTTCCAAAATGCCAGCAAAAGAAGCAACGATTACAAGCAGGAACGAAACCAGGAAAATAGTTTTCCTCACAAAAACACCCCCAGTCTATTGATCATAACCACTGTTCTCATATTTTCGACAGGTTGATACCTAAAATCGTTCGATGGGTGTTGTTTTCAATAGTCAACACGCCTTTTAAGACGCCTTTCCAGATCACGCTTCGCTATATCTTCACGTTTGTCGTAAAGCCGTTTTCCTTTTGCCAGGGCAATCTCCACTTTCGCGATACCTTTGTCGTTGAAGTATATTTTTGTAGGTATCAGTGTCAATCCACGTTCTTTGACTTTTTGAGCGATTCGAAGCAACTCCCTTTTATGCATAAGAAGTTTCCTTTTCCTTAAAGGATCGTGGTTCCAGTGTGTTCCATGACTATACTGGCTAATGTTTGCGTTTATTAGAAAGAGCTCTCCGTCCTCAAACTTGCAGAAAGCTTCCGATATGGAAGCTGAACCATTTCTTAAGGATTTAACCTCGGTTCCCAGTAGCTGTATACCTGCTTCATAGGTCTCGAGAATATGGTACTGAAAGCGTGCTTTTTTGTTTGTAGCGACGATTTTCATATGATCAGCCCCTTAAATGTTGTCTTTCTTTGTTTCTCGCTTGATTCTGAGCATCTCGTCACGTAACATCGCTGCATCCTCATAACGTAGTTCACTTGAGGCCCTCCACATCTCTTCTTCCAGTAGTGCAAGGTATTCTTCAGCTTCAAGATCCTCTTTCAACGCAAGAATGCCATCAAGGTAGGTGTTTTTGGCGATTTCTATCTTTTCTTCGTTGTCAGCAAACTCTTCAAAAATATTTTCGTACAGGGGTTTAACGATACTCTCAGGTTTTATGTCATGTTCTATATTATACATGAGTTGTTTCATTCTTCTCCGATTAGTCTCTTCGATGGCACGTTTCATGGAATTTGTTATCCTGTCAGCATACAGCAGGACCTTCCCGTTGATATTTCTTGCTGCCCTTCCTATGGTTTGAATTAAGGTCGTTTCTGAGCGCAGAAAACCTTCTTTATCCGCATCCATTATAGCAACAAGGGAGACCTCAGGTAGGTCGAGCCCTTCCCTGAGCAGGTTTACGCCGACAACCACATCAACGCTGCCTTCCCTTAGTTTTTTCAGTACCTCAACCCTTTCAACCGTATCGAGTTCTGAATGCAGGTATTCAGCTCTTATACCGAGTTCGTTGAGGTAAGCACTGAACATCTCGGCAGCCTTTTTTGTCAGTACCGTAACAAGTGCCCGTTCACCTCTTTCTATTACCTTTTGTACTTCTTCTATGAAATCATCTACCTGATTTTGAGTAGGTTTGACAACCACCTCCGGGTCGATCAAACCGGTTGGTCTTATGAGCTGCTCAACAATCTGAGTGGAAACACTCAGTTCGTAATCTCCCGGAGTGGCTGACACAAAAATTATCTGTCCAACACTTTCTAAGAACTCCTCAAATGTGAGAGGTCTGTTATCAAAAGCTGACGGAAGGCGGAATCCGTATTCCACAAGGTTCTTCTTTCGAGAATGGTCACCATGATACATAGCTCTGATTTGTGGAACGGTTATATGTGATTCATCCAGGAATACGATCATTTCGCTCTTATCAAAATAGTCTAAAATTGTGTAGGGTGGTTCACCGGGTTTTCTTCCATCGAAATACCGCGAATAGTTTTCGATGCCAGAGCAGTAACCGAGGGTTGTTAGCATTTCAAGATCGTACAGGGTTCTTTGTTTTAAACGCTGTGCTTCAAGATATTTGCCGTTCTTCTCCAGTTCTTTCGCACGTAATTCCAGATCTCTTTCGATCTCCTTGACCGCATGCTTTATCTTTTCTTCGGTGGTGACGAATTCTTTGGCAGGGTATATGATAATCCTATCAAACTCCTCGAGAGTTTTCCTGTTCATTGGATCGAAGGAAATAATTCGCTCGATTTCATCATCGAAGAAATATATTCTTATACCATAGTCTTCATAAGGAGGGAAGATCTCAACAACATCACCCCGGAGGTGAAAAACACCTCCACTTGAGATGTCTTCAGATCGTGAGTACTGTATACTTGCTAGTTTTAAGGCAAGTTCATTTCTGGGAATCCTCTGACCTATTTCCAGTGATATGTTCAGCTCCTGGAAATCCCTGGGGTCTCCACTGGCGTAAATAGCGGAGACACTGGCAACAACAACGACATCTTTGCGTGTCAGCACGGATTTCAGTGCGGAGATTCTCATTCTTGCCAACAAATCATTTATATCTGCATCTTTTTCGATATAAAGGTCTTTGGTAGGAATATAGGCTTCTGGCTGATAGTAGTCATAGTAACTGATAAAGAGTTCAACCCTGTTCTCAGGGAAAAAGCTCCTGAACTCCCTGTAAAGCTGAGCTACCAGTGCCTTATTGGGGGAGATAACCAAAGCCGGTTGCTGAACCCGTTCTATAATACTGGCCATGGTAAAGGTTTTACCTGAACCCGTGACTCCAAGGAGAGTTTGAAACCTGTCTCCTCGCCTTAAACCTTCCACCAACCTGGTTATCGCCTCGGGTTGATCCCCCCTTGGTTCAAAGGGAGCTTTCAGGTTGAACCTCATAAGTCTACTCCACCCCTATAGAGTTGTAGCGGGACATGACTTTCTTAAAATCCGCAGCGAACATCTCTTGAGCGGCTGATATCGCGAGATCAAGAACTTTCCACAATACCTTTAATTCGGAATCTGTAAATTCCCCGAGAACATAGGAAACCATGTCAATGTCATCAGGCTTGGGACCGATTCCAATCCTGATTCTGGAAAATTCCTGGGTTCCAAGAGAAGATATGATTGATTTTACCCCGTTGTGTCCCCCGTCACTTCCGCGTTCCCTGATCCTCAGGCGGCCGAGTGGTATCCAGACATCATCATAAATTACGATAAGCCTGTCGTTCTGAGACAATCCAAAATCGCGGATTAGATCCCTTACGGCGATCCCGCTGTTGTTCATATAGGTGAGAGGCTTGACAGCGATTGCAGGTGATTGTGACTTTAATTTGAAAGCTTCATAGGTTTCTGCTCTGTAACTACTTCCAATTTGAAATTTCTTCAGTAACTCGTCCACGAAGAGAAAGCCCACGTTATGCCGTGTGAGAACATAACGTGGGCCAGGATTACCCAGTCCAATAAAGACCAGCATTTATTCCTCTTCTTCCTCTTTCTTTCCCTTTTCAATGACTTCAGGTTCCGCTTCCTCTTCCTTCTCGGCAGCGGTTCCCTCTGCCAGCATAGAGCGTGGTACTTCGATAACAACGACAGGCTCTTCAGGATCAGCGAGTACCTTCATACCCTCTGGGAGTGGAATGTCTTTGACCCTTAAAACGTCTCCAAGATCAAGGTGCTCTATATTAACCTCAAGAGCTTCTACTATAGTACTTGGGAGTGTTTCAACGGGCAAATGGGTGATTATGTGCTCAAGAATACCACCCTTTTCGACACCCTTTGCTTTACCGATGAAATGGATAGGTATGTGGATTTCCATTTTGTGCCCTTTTGCGGGGATATAGAAATCCATGTGGATGATTGCATCGCTTACTCTGTCACGCTGCACAGCTTTCAGGAATCCGTGGTATTCTTTTTTTTCACCGTTTTCCTCGATCTCGAAAACGATGGGGGTCGTTTCAACGATGTGGTTGATATGTCTCATAACCTCAACTTTGTCCACAGAAATCGGGAAAGACTCTACATCAGGTCCGTAGACAACAGCAGGAATCTTACCGTTCTTCAAAAGGTCCTTTGCTTTGACAGAAGTATCACGCTTTTCTGCAGGTAACCTTACTTCGTGCATCTGAATCCCTCCTCTATCTGAACAAAATACTTACTGAAAGATTCTTTCTTACTCTCATTAACGCTTCACCAAGCAAACCAGCGATAGAAACCACTTCAAACTTTTCAGGGAGTTCGGGATGGTGAATGGTATCGCTTATAAAAACCTTTTCAATGGGTGAATCTGAGATTAACTGCTTTGCTTTTCCTGATAAAACGGCGTGTGTAGCACACGCATAAACCTTGTTTGCGCCTTTATTTTTTATCATTTTCGCCGCTTCCACCAACGAGCGACCGGTGTCTATTATATCATCAAAGATTACAGCTGTCCTGTTTTCCACCTCACCAATTACGTGAACGATTTCTGCGATGTTGTCCTTTGGTCTTCTTTTGTCCAATATTGCAAGAGGAACACCAAGCCTTTCAGCGAATTTGCTTGCGCGTTTTACTCCACCGATATCAGGAGAAACCACGACTAAGTTATTTTTGGAGATATCCGTTTTTTCTTCGAGGTGTCTTTTGAAGATCGGGAACCCCCATAGATTATCCACGGGAATGTCGAAAAAACCCTGTATTTGCTCGGCGTGCAGATCGATGGTCATTATTCTTGAAGCCCCGGAAATGGTGAGAAGGTTTGCTACAAGCTTCGCTGTTATAGGATCCCGTCCCCTTGCTTTTCTATCCTGGCGCGCATAACCATAATAAGGGATCACAGCTGTAATGCTTTTTGCGGAAGCCCTTCTCAACGCATCCATCATTACGAGGAGTTCCATCAGATTTTCGTTTACCGGAGGGCAGGTTGGCTGGATAATAAAAATGTCGTGACCTCTAACCGTTTCATCTACCCTTATGTTAATTTCCCCGTCAGCAAATCTCTCAACTTCACATTTTCCGAGGTCTATTCCTATATATTTCGCAATTTTCTCCGCAAGCTGCCGGTTTGAGGAACCGGAAAAAACCTTCATTTCATTTGGCTGAAAAGGCATAATTATTCCCCTTTCTCCTTGTTTTTATATCTACCTTCTTTGATTACCTGCCTTCCTCTTCCAAGGGCTAGAGAATATGGTGGAACATCATCGGTAATAACCGAACCAGCACCAACAACTGAACCCTCGCCGATTTTTACCGGGGCGACAAGAGAACAGTTACTTCCTATGAAAGAGTTATTTTCAATGATGGTCTGATGTTTGCGAACACCATCATAGTTGCAGGTTATCGTTCCAGCACCAATATTTACATCTTCTCCGATTGTAGCGTCTCCAAGATATGTGAGGTGCTGTGCTTTACTATTGCGACCTATGGTAGATTTCTTGACTTCAACAAAATTTCCTATCTTCGTGTTTTCCAGAAGCGTTGTTCCGGGTCTCAATCTTGAAAAAGGTCCTACCCGTGCTCCTGATTTTATGATAGCCTGTTCCACCTCAGACCTTATGATTGAGACGCTGTCATCGATGCTTGAATCGATGATCCTGGTCATTGGTCCAATGAGGCAATTATTACCTATTTTTGTTTTCCCGAGTATGAAGGTCATGGGTTCAATAACCGTATCCTGTCCAATCTCAACATCAGGTGAAATATATGTTGTGTCGGGATCCACAATTGTTATGCCGTTTAGCATCAACCTCTCATTTATCTTTTTTTGCGCTATCTTTTGGATCTCAGCGAGTTGTACCCGGTTGTTAACACCAAGGACCTCCGTTGGGTCTTCGATCACATGTGCCGTGGCTTTTTCAGCCAGGGCAACTGTATCAGTTAGATAGTATTCTTTTTGGTTGTTGTTATTGTTAATTTTCTTCAACGCGTCTTTTAAAAAGTCACTTTTGAAAACGTAAATACCGCTGTTTATTTCTTTGATTCTCTTTATTTCCTCAGAAGCGTCTTTTTCTTCTATGATTCTGAGCTTACCATTTTCCCTCACTATTCTTCCGTATCCTGTTGGGTCCTCTTGAAAGGTACTTGCGACGACAACGTCGTAATCTTTTTCGCGCCTTATTTTATATAGGTTTATGAGGGTTTCAGGGGATATTAACGGTGCGTCACCCGTGAGTACTATGACCTCATCATCCATGACAGCATCTTGGGCTACCATGACAGCGTGTCCGGTTCCAAGCTGTTTTACCTGTCTTACGGTCTTAACATCCTCAGGTAACAGTGCTTCGACGATCTCGGCTTTATATCCTGTAACTACTATAATGTTTTCTATTCCTGCTTTTTTGACCGCTCTCAGAACCCAATTTATCATTGGTAAACCGAGAATGGAGTGTACCACCTTCGGGATTTCGGATTTCATCCTTTTTCCAAGTCCTGCCGCTAAAATAATTGCGGTCATCTCACATCCCCCCTATTAACAGTATAATTCAAATGATAAATCAGCGGAAGCAGATGTTTTACCGGGTCTTATTTAGTTTTCTCAGAGCTTTCCTTACCAATTCCTGGGTATTTTCTACCGTTTGCTCTTTCAGGACCTCGTTTACAGCCAATTTGGCGCTTGTCATATCGAATCCCAGAGCGGTCAGCGCGCCGACCGCGTCTTCAGAAACGTCACTCAGTTCTTTCGGGAACTCTACCGCATAGTCTTTTACGAGATCGTAAAGTTCACTAACCAGCCTTTCGGCGGTTTTTTTACCTAATCCTGGCAATCTGGAAAGCCCGGAAATGTCTTTTGACGCTATCATCTTCTGAAGCATTTCCGGAGAAGTTGCAGAGAGAATTTTCAAAGCCATTTTTGGGCCTATCTTATTCGCTTTTAACAGCATTAAAAAGACGTTATATTCCGCACGGTCTTTGAAGCCGTATATTTCAGGGGCCCTGTCGGCTGAGAAAGAAAGGTACGTCAAAAGATGAACCTTTGCCGACAGTGAAAGTTCCTTTATTGTATTGGTCGAACACAGAATGTTCAGATAGAACTGTCCTGCCTTCAGTGTGACCTCGTTTCCGGATATCTCTGTTATTTCTCCTTCAACGCCTTTTATCAATATCTCCAACTCCCTCAACGATTAGATTTCTAAGATAACTCACCAGATACAGAGAACCCGTGATGAGTAAAGTATTTTGTGTGCTGTTGAAAAATTTTTCAAAGGCTCTATCCGGTTCCGTTATAAACTCAACATTACCGTGGTACACTTTCCATATTTCCCGCACCCGCTCGGGATTTATGCTTCTGTGACTCGGAACCTTTGTTACGACAACTTTCCCGGAGATAGGTGCAAGAATTGAAATCACGCTTTCGTAGTCTTTGTCATCGAGACTTCCGAAAATTATATCGAGCTTTTGACCGGGGAAGTAAATCTCAAGACTGTTCCGTAGAGCATAAGCACCGTCGATATTATGAGCACCATCAAGGATTATTTTCCTGTTTTTATGGGTTAAAACCTCAAACCTTCCGGGCCAGCTTGTTTTTTTGAGGCTGTCTCGCAGTTTGGCATTATCGATCTTCTTTTTCAATCCATTAAAAGCGATCTCTAAGGTTTTCATAGCTACCGCCAGGTTTCTTGCCTGATGGGTACCGTTCAAAGAGAGGACCAGGTTGGGGTACGTTTCCTCTCCAGAATAATTGTACACGTTTTCATTGATTTTTAATTCCTTCGTCTCAACCTGAAAATCTTTCCATAGAAAGTATGAAGGAGCGTTCTTTTCACCGGCTTTTTCTTCGATTGTATATCGAATGGAAGGACGTGTTACACCTGAAACAACCGGAACACCTTCTTTGATGATCCCGGCTTTTTCAATAGCAATTTTTTCTTCGTTCTTCCCCAGTATGTTTTTGTGATCCAGAGAAACAGTTGTTATGACTGAAACAAGAGGTTTCTTAATGATATTGGTTGCATCGTATCTACCGCCTAAGCCAACTTCGATGACGGCAACATCCACCTTTTTCTTTCTGAAAAAGTGGAAGGCCATGGCGGTTACAACCTCAAAGAAACTCGGGGCATATTCTGGCCCTTTTTTATCCATCGTTTCAATTGCTGGCAGAATTTCTTTCAGGGTTTCACATACCTCTTCTTCTGTTATGTACCTGTTGTCTAATTGAATTCGCTCCCTGAAGGAAACGATATGCGGTGATATATTCATACCAACGTGTAATCCATGGGCTTCGAGAACCCCTTTGAGTATCGTTGCTACACTTCCTTTCCCGTTTGTACCTGTTATGTGTATGGTAGGATAGCTTTCTTGAGGGTTCCCCAGGCGTTCCATCAATTCTTCAATACGAAAGAGACCGTACTTGATTTTTCCGTACGGTCTCGAAGAATAAAGGTACTCCAGAGCTTCTCTGTATTCCATAACAGTCACTTCAAATCATCTATAATTTTTTTGAGCCTATCACAATTGCTTTTGGCAGCTTTCAGTTTTTCTTTTGTTTCCTCAACAACCTCTTCCGGAGCTCTTTCGACGAAATTCCTATTTGCAAGTTTTTTCTCGAGCCTTTCCAATTCTTTCTCTTCTTTTGCCAATTTTGCTTCAAGCCTTTTCAATTCAGCTTCGAGGTCAATCTCAACAAGCTCCACATAGACGTGCAAATTATCATCGCTGTATGCAGTTGCGCTTCCAGCGACCTTTTCTGCTTTATGTTCCAATTCATGGGAATTTGATAGATTGGATATGATGTTACAGGAACGTTTGGAAAGTTCCGTGCCTATGTAATAAATCTTTACCTTCGTGGACGGCGGGATATTCATTTCGGCTTTGACGTTTCTTATTCCTCTGACTATACTCATGATTCTTCCAAACTCTTCCTCGGCGGGGGAATTAATCAAAGAATCATCCACAGCCGGCCAGTCACTGATAATTATGGCTTCGCCGCCAACTGGAAGCTTCTGCCACAATTCTTCTGTGATAAAGGGCATGAATGGATGCAGGAGCCTCAGGGATTGATCCAAAACCTTTACAAGAACATTTTGTGCGACATGCTTTGTCATTCCGTTTTCACGGAGTCTCGGCTTGACAGTTTCGATGTACCAGTCGCAGAACTCATTCCAGAAGAAAGAGTATATAGCTTTAGCGGCTATGTTGAAATCGTAATTCTCCATTGCATCTGTGACCTGTTCAATGGTTCTTTGAAGCCTGGAGAGAATCCAGCGATCTTCGAGTTCAAGGGTTTCCTCTGTAAGTTCTATCGGTACGTAATTATCAAGGTTCATTATTGCGAATCTTGAGGCGTTCCAGATTTTATTGGCAAAGCGCTTATAAGTGTCAAAAAACCTTGGATCGAGTTTGATATCCCTTCCCTGGGCTGCTAACATGGACAAAGTGAATCTCATTGGATCCGCTCCATATTCCTCGATAACATCAAGTGGGTCTATACCATTTCCAAGGGATTTTGACATTTTTCTACCGTGTTTGTCCCTGACTAGTTGATGTATGTAAACGTCGGAGAAAGGCTTTTCTCCGGTGAAGTGGTAGCCTGCCATTATCATTCTGGCTACCCAGAAGAATATGATATCAAACCCCGTGACGAGAACAGATGTTGGGTAAAAGGTTTTGAGATCTTCGGTTTCTCCCGGCCATCCGAGGGTCGTGAAGGGCCATAATTGCGAACTGAACCACGTGTCGAGAACGTCTTCATCCTGTCTTAAGGATTTTGAACCACATTTAGGACAGCTTGTCGGATCATCTTCTTCGACGATTATCTCGCCGCAATCATTACAGTACCAGACAGGTATCCTGTGTCCCCACCACAACTGCCTTGAAATACACCAATCTCTGATTTCGTTCATCCAGTTCAGGTAAACCTTCTTCCAGCGTTCTGGGAAGAAAACGACTTCGCCGTCTTCAACGGCTTTTTTTGCCCTTTCAGCGAGGGGACCGATTTTGACGTACCACTGGTCAGACAGAGAAGGTTCAACAACTGTATGGCAGCGGTAACATTTGCCGACGGCATGAGTCATTGATTCGATCTTTTCAAGATACCCTTGTTCTTCAAGATCTTTTACGATAGCCTTCCTTGCTTCATATCTGTCCATTCCAGCATATTTTCCGCCATTTTCGTTTATCTTAGCGTCTTTATCAATTACCTCAACTATAT is a genomic window containing:
- a CDS encoding bifunctional folylpolyglutamate synthase/dihydrofolate synthase, producing the protein MEYREALEYLYSSRPYGKIKYGLFRIEELMERLGNPQESYPTIHITGTNGKGSVATILKGVLEAHGLHVGMNISPHIVSFRERIQLDNRYITEEEVCETLKEILPAIETMDKKGPEYAPSFFEVVTAMAFHFFRKKKVDVAVIEVGLGGRYDATNIIKKPLVSVITTVSLDHKNILGKNEEKIAIEKAGIIKEGVPVVSGVTRPSIRYTIEEKAGEKNAPSYFLWKDFQVETKELKINENVYNYSGEETYPNLVLSLNGTHQARNLAVAMKTLEIAFNGLKKKIDNAKLRDSLKKTSWPGRFEVLTHKNRKIILDGAHNIDGAYALRNSLEIYFPGQKLDIIFGSLDDKDYESVISILAPISGKVVVTKVPSHRSINPERVREIWKVYHGNVEFITEPDRAFEKFFNSTQNTLLITGSLYLVSYLRNLIVEGVGDIDKRR
- a CDS encoding valine--tRNA ligase, whose product is MEKLGTRYNPSDLEKKWYNYWLEKGYFKPKGKGDSFTIVIPPPNITGSIHMGHALNLTLQDILIRYKRMRGFNTLWVPGEDHAGIATQNAVERSLASKGINREELGREKFLEEVWDWVNTYRKRIVTQIKAIGASCDWSRERFTLDEGLSKAVRKAFVTLYKEGLIYRGKYIVNWCPRCKTVLSDEEVEHEDEKGAFYYIRYPLKDEESYVIIATTRPETMLADTAVAVHPSDERYKDLVGKTVILPLVGRELPVIADHYVDPSFGTGCLKVTPAHDPNDFQIGLRHKLDIVEVIDKDAKINENGGKYAGMDRYEARKAIVKDLEEQGYLEKIESMTHAVGKCYRCHTVVEPSLSDQWYVKIGPLAERAKKAVEDGEVVFFPERWKKVYLNWMNEIRDWCISRQLWWGHRIPVWYCNDCGEIIVEEDDPTSCPKCGSKSLRQDEDVLDTWFSSQLWPFTTLGWPGETEDLKTFYPTSVLVTGFDIIFFWVARMIMAGYHFTGEKPFSDVYIHQLVRDKHGRKMSKSLGNGIDPLDVIEEYGADPMRFTLSMLAAQGRDIKLDPRFFDTYKRFANKIWNASRFAIMNLDNYVPIELTEETLELEDRWILSRLQRTIEQVTDAMENYDFNIAAKAIYSFFWNEFCDWYIETVKPRLRENGMTKHVAQNVLVKVLDQSLRLLHPFMPFITEELWQKLPVGGEAIIISDWPAVDDSLINSPAEEEFGRIMSIVRGIRNVKAEMNIPPSTKVKIYYIGTELSKRSCNIISNLSNSHELEHKAEKVAGSATAYSDDNLHVYVELVEIDLEAELKRLEAKLAKEEKELERLEKKLANRNFVERAPEEVVEETKEKLKAAKSNCDRLKKIIDDLK